A genomic window from Bubalus bubalis isolate 160015118507 breed Murrah chromosome 11, NDDB_SH_1, whole genome shotgun sequence includes:
- the GANC gene encoding neutral alpha-glucosidase C isoform X7 produces the protein MESAEKEKISVEDEAVDKNVFKECSKIAFYRRQKQLLSKKSTYRALLDSVTTGKDSARFQIINEPAKSVCKFSLETTLLAAFPRMQGNL, from the exons ATGGAATCagctgagaaagagaaaatcag tGTTGAAGATGAAGCTGTGGATAAAAACGTTTTCAAAGAGTGCAGCAAGATTGCTTTCTACAG GCGTCAGAAACAGCTGCTCTCCAAGAAGTCTACCTATCGAGCATTACTGGACTCAGTCACAACAGGCAAAGACAGTGCCAGGTTCCAAATCATCAACGAACCAGCAAag TCTGTTTGCAAATTTTCACTAGAGACAACACTTCTAGCAGCTTTTCCAAGAATGCAAGGAAATCTCTGA